GCCTTCGGTTGAGCCTACGCAGGCTCGAAAATCGGAGGCCGTTCAGTAGATGATCGCACCGCGTCTGCCCACCGGAGAGTGCCTCGCTTTCGATCACAATCCTGCAGGGCAACGCGCCCCGCTTGATGCCCCTGGAACGACTACAGGCGAGCACCCCGGACGCCTGGTCCCGACCGCGACGGCGGGCCGCACGGCTTTCCACACGCATTTTTTAATCGTGATTCCCCGCCTTATGTGACAGAATTGCTACATTAGAATGTCAGTTCGATTACACGCGGAGCGGTGAATGAGCATGGAGTGGCGGGCGCGGCCGGTTTCGCTGGCCTGGTCGAATCCGGTGGTCCGGTGGTGGGGCCTCTTGAGCCTGGTGAGCACCGCCAACGTTGCAGTCTGGTTCGTGCTGTATCGCCAGTTCCACGAGCAGAGCAATGGCGGCCTGAGCAGCACGTCCGGCATCGGCCTGATGCTGCTGCTATGCGCGGCTTACGTGTTCGGCTGCGCCTTCCGCTCGGTGCTGCCGCGCGCAGATGTCCAGCGCATCTGCCTGTTCGACACCTGGCTGTCGAGCGTGATGGTCGGCCGATCAGTCGCCACTGTCGCCGAGGTCTGTTTCGCCGCGCAATGGGCGATCGTGCTGCATCAGCTCGGCACCACGACAAACGCCGAGACCACTGTGACCATCGCCTGGATCATTGTGCCGCTGATCCTGATTGCGGAATGCTTCTCCTGGTACGCGGTGCTCACCACCCATTATCTCGGCAACGCGATCGAGAACTCGCTCTGGGCTGTCGTCTTCTTCCTGGTAGGAATCGCGCTTTGCCGGCTGCTGCCGGAGTTCCAGGGACCAGTGCGCTGGGCCTTCATCGTCGCGATCCTTGGTATCGCGGGCTACCTGGCGTTCCTGATGACCGTCGACGTCCCGATGTATTTGAACCGCTGGCGCGCCGAGCTGGCCGCCGGTGGCAAGCTCCTTCACCCGCTCGAGGGCCTGCGTGATGTCAGCACGCGCTGGGTCGTGACGCATGATATCGCCGAATGGCGCGAAGAGATCGCCTGGATGTCGCTCTATTTCAGCATGGCGGTCTGGTCGAGCCTTGCGCTCTGCGTCGGCTATTCGCTCGAGGATCAGCTGCCGCGCTACCGCACCGAGCCGGCGATCGTAAGTACGACGCAGGCGATCGTCAGCACGACGCCGGCTGTGCAGCACACAGCAACGATCAAAACAGCGGCGACATATCGCAACTGATTGGCGGCCGAGGGACGCGGCTTGTAGCCGGCCGCGCTTTCGGCGTAAAGCTCAGGTCGTCCCCCGCTCGTCCGCCTGCGCACGCCATGCCGCACATCACCATCATCGAAACCGGGTTCGTCAATCCACGCTATCGCGAGCGCCACGGAACCTATCCGCAGATGTTCGAGCGGATGATTGCCGCCGCCGATCCCTCGATCGCATGTGAAGTTGTGAGCATACCCAGCGGCGAGACGCTTCCGGATCCAGCCGGGCTGGATGCGATCCTGATCACCGGCTCGCCGGCCGGCGTCTATGACGAGTTTGACTGGATCGCACCGCTCGAGAACTTCGTGCGCAAAGCCCACGACAAGCGCGTTCCGATGGTCGGCGTCTGCTTCGGCCATCAGCTGATCGCGCAGGCGCTGGGCGGCACGGTGCGCAAGTCGGAAAAGGGCTGGGGCATGGGACGTCACGTCTATCGGCTGGCGCCGGGCAACGGGCTGATCGAGGGCGACGACATCGCCATCGCCTGCTCGCATCAGGACCAGGTCATCACCCCGCCCGCGTCCGCGCGCACCATCATGTCGTCCACCTTCACGCCGCATGCTGGCCTGCTCTATGCAAACGGCACGACGCTGTCGGTGCAGCCGCATCCTGAATTCACTGTGGGCTACGCGGACGCGCTGTGCGACCTCCACCGCGACCGCGCGCCCGAGGATGTGATCGCAACCGCGAAAGCGTCGCTCGCCGAGCCTCTGGACCACACCAGGCTCGGCGGCGTGGTGACGCGCTTCCTCACGGAGCGCCGTACTTAAT
The DNA window shown above is from Bradyrhizobium sp. ISRA464 and carries:
- a CDS encoding gamma-glutamyl-gamma-aminobutyrate hydrolase family protein (Members of this family of hydrolases with an active site Cys residue belong to MEROPS family C26.) gives rise to the protein MPHITIIETGFVNPRYRERHGTYPQMFERMIAAADPSIACEVVSIPSGETLPDPAGLDAILITGSPAGVYDEFDWIAPLENFVRKAHDKRVPMVGVCFGHQLIAQALGGTVRKSEKGWGMGRHVYRLAPGNGLIEGDDIAIACSHQDQVITPPASARTIMSSTFTPHAGLLYANGTTLSVQPHPEFTVGYADALCDLHRDRAPEDVIATAKASLAEPLDHTRLGGVVTRFLTERRT